A single Phycisphaerae bacterium DNA region contains:
- a CDS encoding FRG domain-containing protein: MNSNLTSLEELVACARKHPPEFWLFRGHKTTKYLPTPKAHRPDTFPNAGNKPGCGDEAWICQAFRDKAHSVYARCPADDHYFEWLALMRHHLAPTRLLDWSRNILVAAYFAVEPDRENPKDRKSDRQIWALNATALTDFARDEHVSAAKTTKSPLFCGCLAHQKNTDGNQAKRWSVGRAAETLAKQAVIDERAWPDHQCTAEHCCRFPLAIAPPRTFPRMVSQASWFTVHPKPSKVSLSLEQINKEHKDRSGKPLWEHFVIPATAKDQILDDLAAVGVSRATLYPDLDGLAQSLLPDYGRLCSQLVRK, translated from the coding sequence ATGAACAGCAATTTGACGAGTCTTGAGGAGTTAGTTGCATGCGCGCGGAAACATCCACCGGAATTCTGGCTGTTCCGGGGCCATAAGACGACCAAATATTTACCCACGCCGAAAGCGCATCGCCCCGACACGTTTCCGAACGCTGGCAATAAGCCAGGGTGCGGGGACGAAGCGTGGATTTGTCAGGCGTTTCGAGACAAGGCCCATAGCGTATACGCCCGGTGCCCCGCGGACGATCACTACTTTGAATGGTTGGCGCTGATGCGGCACCACCTCGCCCCGACGCGGCTCCTGGACTGGAGCAGAAATATCTTGGTCGCGGCGTACTTTGCTGTCGAACCGGATCGCGAAAATCCAAAGGACCGCAAATCCGATAGACAGATTTGGGCTTTGAATGCAACTGCGCTCACGGATTTCGCCCGCGATGAACATGTAAGCGCTGCGAAAACAACAAAGTCGCCACTCTTTTGCGGCTGCTTGGCCCATCAAAAGAACACTGACGGCAATCAAGCCAAAAGGTGGAGTGTCGGGAGAGCAGCCGAGACTCTCGCGAAACAAGCCGTCATCGACGAGCGGGCTTGGCCAGATCATCAATGTACGGCCGAGCATTGCTGCAGATTCCCACTCGCCATTGCGCCGCCAAGAACTTTCCCGCGCATGGTCAGTCAGGCTTCCTGGTTTACCGTTCACCCCAAGCCATCGAAAGTATCGCTCTCGCTTGAGCAGATCAATAAGGAGCACAAGGATCGCTCGGGGAAACCGCTTTGGGAGCACTTCGTGATACCTGCGACCGCAAAAGATCAAATTCTTGACGACTTGGCCGCCGTCGGCGTTTCGCGCGCAACGCTCTATCCCGACTTGGACGGCCTTGCCCAGAGTCTTCTTCCGGATTACGGTCGGTTATGCAGCCAACTTGTTCGAAAGTAA
- the pepD gene encoding beta-Ala-His dipeptidase encodes MNTDADRSAIESLAPQSVWRFFAGIAAVPRPSKREQKIRAHVKQLAESHRFKVREDSIGNLVIEVPATKGCESAPAIVLQGHLDMVCEKDSGTTHNFDSDPIRLLLDKSADGKQIIRADGTTLGADNGIGVSLALAAATEPAAVHGPLEILCTIDEEDGMSGAKAIAPDFFKGRRMLNLDSEEDDAIYIGCAGGTDTTLIWSLPMAAPPPGAESCQLVITGLTGGHSGCDIHLNRVSAIAVLWQTLQAIDEPQIQLATISGGSKRNAIPREAAATVTGPRGLSEKLTNSAKSMQAHAVALGEAGCKITVQSVAAPAVASVDDTRRVLTALAALPHGVLAVVPEIPGLVQTSNGTTTIKSTSAEGTLRVEVGCLTRSSSNTDMCTVLSKIAAIARLAGAQAERANEYPGWAPNLQSPTLAVCRAAYERVFQKAPRIASIHAGLECGIIGERVGSMDMVSFGPNIQGAHSPGERVEVASVERMYRYLLAVLADLAKRGPGE; translated from the coding sequence ATGAATACCGACGCTGATCGTTCTGCAATTGAATCGCTCGCTCCGCAGTCCGTCTGGCGATTTTTTGCCGGAATCGCGGCGGTGCCCCGACCGTCCAAGCGCGAGCAGAAAATCCGGGCTCACGTGAAACAACTTGCCGAGTCGCACAGATTCAAGGTTCGCGAGGATTCCATCGGCAATCTTGTCATCGAAGTCCCTGCCACGAAGGGCTGTGAAAGCGCCCCCGCCATTGTGCTGCAGGGCCATCTCGATATGGTCTGCGAAAAGGACTCGGGCACGACCCACAATTTCGACTCCGATCCCATCCGTCTGCTGTTGGACAAGAGCGCCGACGGCAAGCAGATTATCCGCGCCGACGGGACCACCCTGGGCGCCGACAACGGCATTGGCGTCTCCCTCGCTTTGGCTGCGGCGACCGAGCCTGCTGCCGTCCACGGACCGCTCGAAATCCTCTGCACCATTGACGAAGAAGACGGCATGTCCGGCGCGAAGGCCATCGCCCCCGACTTCTTCAAGGGCCGCCGCATGCTCAATCTCGACTCCGAGGAGGATGACGCGATTTACATCGGCTGCGCCGGAGGGACCGACACGACGCTCATCTGGTCCCTTCCGATGGCCGCGCCTCCGCCTGGCGCCGAGTCATGCCAACTTGTCATCACCGGCTTGACCGGCGGACACTCGGGCTGCGACATTCACCTTAATCGCGTCAGCGCCATCGCGGTCCTCTGGCAAACGCTGCAGGCGATCGACGAACCGCAAATCCAACTCGCCACGATTTCCGGCGGCAGCAAGCGCAACGCGATCCCCCGCGAAGCCGCGGCGACCGTCACAGGCCCACGCGGATTGTCCGAAAAATTGACCAATTCCGCCAAGTCGATGCAGGCCCACGCCGTGGCCCTGGGCGAAGCCGGTTGCAAGATCACCGTCCAGTCAGTGGCGGCCCCTGCCGTCGCATCCGTCGACGACACGCGGCGCGTCCTGACGGCGCTCGCGGCCTTGCCGCACGGCGTCCTCGCCGTCGTTCCCGAAATCCCCGGCCTGGTTCAGACTTCCAACGGCACGACGACGATCAAGAGCACCTCCGCCGAAGGAACTCTCCGCGTCGAAGTTGGCTGCCTGACGCGCAGTTCCAGCAACACGGATATGTGCACGGTCCTCTCGAAGATCGCCGCCATCGCGCGCCTCGCCGGCGCGCAGGCCGAGCGGGCCAACGAGTATCCCGGCTGGGCCCCCAATCTCCAGTCGCCCACGCTCGCCGTTTGCCGCGCCGCTTACGAGCGCGTGTTCCAGAAAGCGCCGCGCATCGCCTCCATCCACGCCGGTCTCGAATGCGGCATCATCGGCGAGCGCGTCGGCAGCATGGACATGGTCTCCTTCGGTCCCAACATCCAGGGGGCGCACAGCCCCGGGGAACGGGTTGAAGTCGCCAGCGTCGAGCGGATGTACCGCTATCTCCTCGCGGTACTGGCCGACCTGGCCAAGCGTGGCCCCGGCGAATAG
- a CDS encoding SagB/ThcOx family dehydrogenase: MGYLDWATQPNPFRRYDGAPLTPLLIGPRHQEPAYDSLFTTDGIAPQPVTRRTLSAFFECSLALSAWKAYGESTWALRCNPSSGNLHPTEGYLLCGGVEGIGEQPAAYHYAAKEHALERRHVIDAAAWADLVAALGSEVFFVGLSSILWREAWKYGERAFRYCQQDTGHALACLRFAAAMLGWRMTLLEDLGDDEVARLLGLDRVGDFSGAEREEPELFALVSAKPDANPRGVLTLDPDIIARVAAGPWEGRANRLSSDHVPWEIIDMVTDATRKPRTPINGEVIHPGRLPAAAQSAGTVPLAREVILKRRSATDFDGQTSIPRDVFYSMLARVMPTDAAPFDAISWPPAIHLLMFVHLVEGLSPGLYALVRDPAKVDSLRAATNPDFAWTLASDAAPGLPLYPLRVADCRRGAAQLSLGQAIAGDGAFSFGMVAEFEPSLRRYGPWFYRRLFWEAGMIGQTLYLEAEAAAMRLGNTMRATGIGAYFDDPVHEVFGLSGREFQSMYHFTMGGAVDDPRLTTRPPYGEAVAQRV; encoded by the coding sequence TTGGGCTATCTGGATTGGGCGACGCAGCCGAACCCCTTTCGACGATATGACGGTGCGCCGCTGACGCCGCTGCTCATCGGTCCGCGCCATCAGGAACCGGCGTATGACTCGCTGTTTACGACCGACGGCATCGCCCCTCAGCCGGTCACGCGGCGGACGCTGTCGGCGTTCTTCGAGTGCTCGCTGGCGTTGTCAGCGTGGAAGGCGTACGGCGAATCGACGTGGGCGCTGCGCTGCAATCCCTCCAGTGGCAATCTGCATCCGACGGAGGGTTATCTGCTTTGTGGCGGCGTAGAGGGTATCGGCGAGCAGCCGGCGGCTTACCACTATGCGGCGAAGGAGCACGCGCTGGAACGGCGGCATGTCATCGACGCGGCGGCGTGGGCCGATCTCGTGGCCGCACTGGGCAGCGAAGTCTTTTTTGTGGGGCTCAGCTCCATCCTCTGGCGGGAGGCGTGGAAATACGGCGAGCGGGCCTTCCGGTATTGCCAGCAGGATACCGGTCATGCACTGGCTTGTTTGCGATTCGCGGCGGCGATGCTCGGTTGGCGGATGACATTGCTTGAAGACCTCGGAGACGACGAGGTTGCCCGTTTGCTGGGGCTTGATCGCGTGGGGGACTTTTCCGGCGCGGAGCGGGAGGAACCGGAGCTTTTCGCCCTCGTGTCGGCCAAGCCGGACGCAAATCCTCGCGGCGTTCTTACGCTCGATCCCGACATTATCGCACGGGTTGCCGCGGGTCCGTGGGAAGGCCGGGCCAATCGCCTCAGCTCCGATCACGTCCCGTGGGAAATCATTGATATGGTGACCGACGCGACAAGAAAACCGCGCACGCCCATCAACGGAGAGGTCATTCATCCGGGCCGCCTCCCGGCAGCCGCTCAGAGCGCGGGGACGGTACCCCTCGCGCGCGAGGTCATCCTCAAACGCCGCAGCGCCACGGATTTTGACGGTCAAACGTCGATTCCCCGCGACGTCTTCTACTCCATGCTCGCGCGCGTAATGCCGACGGACGCGGCGCCGTTCGACGCGATCTCGTGGCCGCCCGCGATTCACCTGCTGATGTTTGTGCATCTCGTCGAAGGTTTGTCGCCGGGCCTCTACGCCCTAGTCCGCGATCCGGCGAAGGTGGACTCGCTTCGCGCCGCAACGAATCCCGATTTCGCGTGGACACTGGCGAGCGACGCGGCGCCGGGTCTGCCGCTCTACCCGCTCAGGGTGGCTGATTGCCGCCGGGGGGCGGCGCAGCTCAGCCTGGGACAGGCGATCGCCGGGGACGGTGCCTTTTCGTTCGGGATGGTCGCGGAGTTCGAGCCGTCGCTGCGGCGCTACGGGCCGTGGTTCTACCGGCGGCTGTTCTGGGAGGCGGGCATGATCGGGCAAACGCTGTACCTCGAGGCCGAGGCCGCGGCAATGCGCCTGGGCAACACGATGCGGGCGACCGGCATCGGCGCGTACTTCGACGATCCCGTCCACGAGGTCTTCGGCCTGTCGGGCCGGGAGTTTCAGAGTATGTATCACTTCACGATGGGCGGAGCGGTGGATGACCCGCGCCTGACCACCCGTCCGCCGTACGGCGAAGCGGTCGCGCAGCGCGTATGA
- a CDS encoding protein kinase: protein MAGCLNETDLLHFHAQQLEKAERVRIEEHLSSCAACAERDAAMVRRHESWLQQLREAGPPLRRTAEGTIPRAIAPGAISGYEIVEEISRGGQGIVYRAIQKSTKREVALKVLREGPFASREARRRFEREVELVAGLRHPNIVAVFDSGVTADGRHYCVMDYVRGARLDRYVREGGLALDDVFRLFATVCDAVNFAHQRGVIHRDLKPSNILVEVGGEPKVLDFGLAKQTGTIDDKLVTETQMVAGTLPYLSPEQARGRVDEVDIRSDVYALGVVLYELITGRLPYRVEGDVPTALRTIAETPPSPPSTISDRGDSISIGHIDDEVGTILLKALSKERERRYQSAGDLARDLRHYLAGEPIEAKRDSHWYVLKKSLRRHRAAVAVSVAFALLVISATISLAILYGRQSGLLAQVQQQKGLAEDAEHRARQRFEDLRGLAGTVITELDDRVRYLSGSTPARELLVKTGLEYLNRLASTTAEDDWQTRAEMGTAFFKLGDVQGDPDVPNLGDPEGALESYRRGLAHVEAAARGLPNDAARHRALATAYNRIGRLLSAMGREGEAREHYDRAQAVLERLIATRPDDVDLQRDLTFNVQQIAYQHRVAGRLAEALEIYRRVLALLEQDATDPPELHGVSATRDQIGRILSEQGKLGEAFEEHRRCADLLERAVALAPNAAPYQRDLAVAYDRMGLIEQQRGHAPAALEHLKRSLEISRRLGETDVADHKALANVAAAHCRIGEIELAAGDHPAARRSFDHYYEAAKKLVAMTGNSAAAERDLAVSHYKLAEWHTAEGKRAEATSADRLASWREARKQLEACEAVFRQLSERGRLAAADAKVLDELAAEIAECDGKTATLEAADRK, encoded by the coding sequence ATGGCGGGCTGTCTGAACGAGACGGACCTGCTGCACTTTCACGCGCAGCAGCTGGAGAAGGCCGAGCGGGTCCGAATAGAGGAGCATCTCTCGTCGTGCGCGGCGTGCGCGGAGCGCGACGCGGCGATGGTGCGTCGGCACGAAAGCTGGCTGCAACAGCTTCGGGAAGCTGGTCCGCCGCTTCGAAGGACCGCGGAGGGGACGATTCCGCGGGCGATCGCACCGGGGGCGATCTCGGGATACGAGATCGTCGAAGAGATCAGCCGCGGGGGACAGGGGATTGTCTATCGCGCGATTCAGAAGTCCACCAAGCGCGAGGTCGCGTTGAAGGTCTTGCGCGAGGGTCCGTTCGCATCGCGGGAGGCGCGGAGGCGGTTTGAGCGGGAGGTGGAGCTGGTCGCGGGATTGCGGCACCCCAACATCGTGGCGGTCTTCGACTCGGGCGTGACAGCGGACGGCCGGCATTACTGCGTGATGGACTATGTGCGTGGCGCGCGGCTGGACCGGTATGTGCGGGAGGGCGGATTGGCATTGGACGATGTGTTCCGGTTGTTTGCCACCGTCTGCGATGCGGTGAATTTTGCCCATCAGCGCGGGGTGATCCATCGCGATTTGAAGCCGTCGAACATCCTCGTCGAAGTGGGCGGAGAGCCGAAAGTACTGGATTTCGGCCTGGCCAAGCAGACCGGCACAATCGATGACAAACTGGTGACGGAGACGCAGATGGTCGCGGGGACACTGCCCTATCTATCGCCGGAGCAGGCGCGGGGGCGCGTCGACGAGGTGGATATTCGCAGCGACGTGTATGCGCTGGGCGTGGTGTTGTACGAGTTGATCACGGGGCGGTTGCCGTATCGAGTCGAGGGGGATGTTCCGACGGCGCTCCGCACCATCGCGGAGACGCCGCCTTCGCCGCCGAGCACGATCAGCGACCGGGGCGATTCGATTTCGATCGGCCACATCGACGACGAGGTCGGGACGATACTGCTCAAGGCGCTCTCCAAGGAGCGCGAACGTCGCTATCAGAGCGCGGGGGACCTGGCGCGTGATCTTCGACATTACCTGGCGGGCGAACCGATCGAGGCCAAGCGGGACAGCCATTGGTACGTCCTGAAGAAGTCATTGCGGCGACATCGCGCGGCGGTCGCGGTCAGCGTGGCATTCGCCCTGCTCGTCATTTCGGCGACGATCAGCCTGGCGATCCTGTACGGCCGTCAATCGGGCCTGCTGGCGCAAGTGCAACAACAGAAGGGGCTGGCCGAGGACGCCGAGCACCGGGCCCGCCAGCGCTTTGAGGACCTGCGCGGCCTGGCCGGCACCGTCATCACAGAGTTGGACGATCGCGTGCGTTACCTGTCGGGATCGACGCCGGCGCGAGAGTTGCTCGTCAAGACAGGTCTGGAGTATCTGAACCGCCTGGCGTCGACGACGGCGGAGGACGATTGGCAAACGCGGGCGGAAATGGGGACGGCGTTTTTCAAGTTGGGAGATGTGCAGGGCGATCCCGACGTCCCCAACCTCGGCGATCCGGAAGGCGCGTTGGAGAGCTATCGACGCGGGTTGGCGCATGTGGAGGCCGCGGCGCGGGGATTGCCGAACGATGCCGCGCGGCACCGGGCGCTGGCGACGGCGTACAACCGGATCGGGCGGCTGCTGAGCGCCATGGGCCGCGAAGGAGAAGCGCGGGAGCATTACGATCGGGCGCAGGCGGTACTCGAACGACTGATTGCGACCCGCCCGGACGATGTCGATCTTCAGCGCGATCTGACATTCAACGTTCAACAGATAGCGTATCAACATCGGGTCGCGGGGCGGCTGGCCGAGGCCCTGGAGATTTACCGGAGGGTCCTCGCCCTGTTGGAGCAGGATGCGACGGATCCGCCGGAGTTGCACGGGGTGTCGGCGACTCGGGACCAGATCGGGCGCATCCTGAGCGAACAGGGGAAGCTGGGCGAGGCCTTTGAGGAGCATCGGCGGTGCGCGGATTTGTTGGAGCGGGCCGTCGCGCTGGCCCCCAACGCGGCGCCGTATCAGCGGGATTTGGCGGTGGCATACGATCGGATGGGACTCATCGAGCAACAACGGGGGCACGCACCCGCCGCGCTGGAACACTTGAAGAGATCACTGGAGATCAGTCGGCGCCTCGGCGAGACCGATGTGGCCGATCACAAGGCGCTGGCCAACGTGGCCGCGGCGCATTGTCGGATTGGGGAGATTGAACTGGCCGCCGGCGATCACCCGGCGGCGCGGCGAAGCTTCGATCATTATTACGAGGCGGCTAAAAAACTGGTGGCGATGACTGGCAACAGCGCCGCGGCAGAGCGCGATTTGGCAGTATCGCATTACAAGCTGGCGGAATGGCACACCGCCGAAGGCAAGAGAGCGGAAGCCACGTCCGCCGATCGGCTCGCGAGTTGGCGCGAAGCGCGGAAACAACTGGAGGCGTGTGAAGCCGTATTCAGACAGCTAAGCGAGCGCGGCAGGCTGGCGGCGGCGGATGCGAAGGTGCTTGACGAATTGGCGGCGGAGATCGCGGAGTGTGACGGAAAGACCGCGACGTTGGAGGCGGCGGACCGGAAATAA
- a CDS encoding lysophospholipid acyltransferase family protein has translation MKTRRSFFWKLLQTTVRPLAKLLFNLKVYGHEHIPAQGGVLIVSNHQSLLDPILLPLHLKRPLNYIAKSELFRNRFNAWFLRSVLNAFPVRQGQGDVRAVKETIQRLQEGHLMNIYPEGARTQDGEIAPLQRGVALIVERANAVVVPAVIVGAFDAWPIHRRFLRRRPIWIQFGPPMNLAGLDRDEIMTTIDHTLRFMFAALRAEIASQKKKAA, from the coding sequence ATGAAGACCCGGCGCTCGTTCTTCTGGAAACTCTTGCAGACGACTGTGCGGCCGCTGGCCAAGCTGCTCTTCAATCTGAAAGTGTACGGGCACGAGCACATCCCCGCTCAAGGCGGCGTGCTCATCGTGTCCAATCACCAGAGTCTGCTGGACCCCATTCTCCTGCCGCTGCACCTGAAGCGGCCGCTGAACTACATCGCCAAGTCCGAGTTGTTCAGGAACCGCTTTAACGCTTGGTTTCTGCGCTCGGTCCTCAACGCGTTTCCGGTGCGGCAGGGCCAGGGCGATGTCCGCGCCGTCAAAGAGACCATTCAGCGTTTGCAGGAGGGCCACTTGATGAACATCTATCCCGAAGGCGCTCGTACCCAGGACGGCGAGATCGCCCCGCTCCAGCGCGGCGTCGCCCTGATCGTCGAGCGCGCCAATGCGGTAGTCGTCCCGGCCGTCATCGTCGGCGCCTTTGACGCGTGGCCCATTCACCGCCGGTTCCTCCGCCGCCGACCGATCTGGATCCAGTTTGGCCCGCCGATGAACCTCGCGGGCCTCGATCGCGACGAGATCATGACGACGATCGACCACACGCTGCGGTTCATGTTTGCGGCGCTGCGGGCGGAGATTGCTTCTCAGAAGAAGAAGGCGGCGTGA
- a CDS encoding thrombospondin type 3 repeat-containing protein, giving the protein MMNLFKTRLDRSGLRSGLAAVCGLIALTSAPTAMGQCSPQELTKLIASDAAANDGFGSSVAASGDTAVVGAPSDSHAGGEYAGSAYVFVRTGGVWTQQDKFIASDAAASDGFGWSVAVSADTALVGAIGDDDSGNYSGSAYVFVRSGGVWTEQAKLTASDSAAFDEFGHSVAVSGDTAVVGALYDTHTGGTEAGSVYVFIRSGGVWTQQAKLTASDAAATENFGISVAVSGDMALVGARGAFNAGTVIGSVYAFVRSGGVWTQQPKLTASDAAPNDYFGYSVAISGDMALVGAYGKNTGGTAAGSAYVFVRSGGVLTEQAKLTASDAAAYDFFGYSVAISGETALVGAYHDNHAGGTSAGSAYAFVKPSGGWTNMPETVKLTASDAASVDEFGYSVAISGDTALIGARGDDHAAGPEAGSAYVVNLGCDSDADGILNGTDNCPNVANVDQANADSDGLGDACDNCPTVANADQADTDADGVGDACDNCPNTSNSGQEDADGDSLGDTCDTCPNNTPGLPVCTNGRPLRDCNNDCLMDGLDIQCIVDEILNQ; this is encoded by the coding sequence ATGATGAATCTGTTTAAAACTCGATTGGATCGCTCGGGGTTGCGCAGCGGTTTGGCAGCGGTGTGCGGACTAATAGCGTTGACGTCGGCGCCCACTGCGATGGGGCAGTGCAGCCCGCAGGAGTTGACCAAGCTGATCGCCTCCGACGCAGCGGCGAATGACGGATTCGGTTCGTCGGTCGCTGCCTCGGGAGACACAGCGGTGGTCGGAGCGCCCTCCGACTCCCACGCGGGCGGCGAATACGCCGGTTCGGCCTACGTCTTCGTCCGCACCGGCGGCGTCTGGACCCAGCAGGACAAATTCATCGCCTCCGACGCAGCGGCGAGTGACGGGTTCGGCTGGTCGGTCGCGGTCTCGGCTGACACGGCGCTGGTCGGGGCGATCGGCGACGACGATTCAGGGAACTACTCCGGCTCGGCTTACGTCTTCGTCCGCTCCGGCGGCGTATGGACTGAGCAGGCCAAGCTTACCGCCTCCGACTCGGCGGCGTTTGACGAGTTCGGCCACTCGGTTGCGGTGTCGGGCGACACTGCAGTAGTCGGGGCGCTCTACGACACTCACACGGGCGGGACTGAAGCCGGCTCAGTATATGTCTTCATCCGATCCGGCGGAGTGTGGACCCAGCAGGCCAAACTGACCGCATCGGATGCGGCAGCGACTGAAAACTTTGGCATCTCAGTCGCGGTCTCGGGCGATATGGCGCTCGTAGGGGCGCGCGGCGCCTTTAACGCGGGCACGGTCATCGGCTCGGTGTACGCCTTTGTCCGCTCCGGCGGCGTGTGGACCCAGCAGCCCAAGTTGACCGCCTCCGATGCGGCGCCTAATGACTACTTCGGCTACTCAGTCGCGATCTCGGGAGACATGGCGCTGGTCGGGGCGTACGGCAAAAACACTGGCGGGACCGCCGCCGGATCGGCCTACGTCTTTGTTCGTTCCGGCGGCGTGTTGACCGAACAGGCCAAGCTGACCGCGTCCGACGCGGCGGCGTATGACTTCTTCGGCTACTCAGTCGCGATCTCTGGCGAAACGGCGCTTGTCGGGGCGTACCATGATAATCACGCGGGTGGAACCAGCGCTGGCTCGGCGTACGCCTTCGTCAAGCCCAGCGGTGGCTGGACCAACATGCCGGAAACTGTCAAATTAACCGCCTCCGACGCCGCATCGGTTGACGAGTTCGGCTACTCCGTCGCGATCTCGGGAGACACGGCGCTGATCGGGGCGCGCGGGGACGACCACGCGGCCGGACCTGAGGCTGGTTCGGCCTATGTCGTCAACTTGGGTTGCGACAGCGATGCCGACGGCATCCTCAACGGGACGGACAACTGCCCGAACGTAGCGAACGTCGATCAAGCCAACGCGGACAGCGACGGCTTGGGCGATGCTTGTGATAACTGCCCGACCGTCGCCAATGCCGACCAGGCTGATACGGACGCCGACGGCGTGGGCGATGCCTGTGACAACTGCCCGAACACGTCCAACTCCGGCCAAGAAGATGCGGATGGGGACAGTTTGGGAGACACATGCGACACCTGCCCTAACAACACGCCTGGCCTGCCCGTTTGTACCAATGGAAGACCGTTGAGGGACTGCAACAACGACTGCCTCATGGATGGGCTAGACATCCAATGCATCGTGGATGAGATTTTAAACCAGTAA
- a CDS encoding FAD-dependent oxidoreductase: MALLVRNLALSLDEAEEELRFRAAKRLRVPPGDIQEWRVVRRALDARFKDRIAYVYNVELSLAGGAKEERRVLGRLHRADVAEVPRAPLTALENGNEPLEHRPIVVGFGPAGMFAALWLARHGLRPLVLERGQGVKVRHRDILHRFYRQHEFDPESNLLYGEGGAGAYSDGKLYTRVNDPRMRDILQVFVDHGGKPDILIDSRPHLGSDWIPTLCRRIRKTIESLGGEVRFGARVDEIRIDDRRVSAIRVGTETLPLGPLLMGIGHSAHDTVRALIAAGVTIVAKPFQIGVRVEHPQALVDGWQYGPACGHRRLPPAEYHLVAKGAAAGLGDVYSFCMCPGGMILPTNESAGLIATNGASNVSRSGRFANSGLVLTVPLDEIDNDPLVGLDFIQRWERAAFDLTGGTYAVPAQRATDFLADRPSDGRLETSYPLGGRWANIRDILPALATPAIQRALADLDARLKGFGGAEAVVTGPETRASAPIRILRDAETRESVSTSGLFPIGEGAGYAGGIMSAAADGIATAEVLIRRYAPMR, encoded by the coding sequence ATGGCGCTTTTGGTACGAAATCTCGCTCTCTCTCTGGACGAAGCCGAGGAGGAGCTACGGTTTCGGGCGGCGAAGCGGCTGCGCGTCCCGCCGGGGGACATCCAGGAGTGGCGAGTCGTGCGGCGGGCATTGGACGCCCGGTTCAAGGATCGCATCGCCTATGTCTACAATGTAGAGCTGTCGCTCGCCGGCGGCGCGAAGGAAGAGCGACGCGTGCTGGGCCGCCTCCATCGGGCCGATGTCGCTGAAGTACCGCGCGCGCCTCTGACGGCGCTCGAGAATGGAAACGAGCCGCTCGAACATCGGCCGATCGTCGTCGGATTCGGGCCGGCGGGGATGTTCGCGGCCCTGTGGCTGGCGCGGCATGGGCTGCGGCCGCTGGTGCTGGAGCGCGGTCAAGGGGTCAAGGTCCGCCATCGCGACATCCTGCACCGGTTCTATCGGCAACACGAATTCGATCCGGAAAGCAACCTGCTGTATGGCGAGGGCGGGGCCGGAGCGTACAGCGACGGGAAGCTGTACACGCGCGTGAATGACCCGCGGATGCGCGACATCCTGCAGGTCTTCGTCGATCACGGCGGCAAACCCGACATCCTGATTGACAGCCGGCCGCACCTGGGGAGCGATTGGATCCCGACACTGTGCCGGCGGATTCGAAAGACGATCGAGTCGCTGGGGGGCGAGGTCCGCTTTGGCGCGCGAGTTGACGAGATTCGCATCGACGATCGGCGAGTCAGCGCGATCCGTGTCGGGACGGAAACGCTGCCCCTCGGGCCGCTCCTCATGGGGATCGGACACTCTGCGCATGACACGGTTCGCGCGCTGATCGCTGCCGGCGTCACGATCGTGGCCAAGCCGTTTCAGATTGGTGTCCGCGTCGAACACCCGCAAGCGCTCGTCGATGGTTGGCAATACGGCCCGGCATGCGGGCATCGGCGGCTCCCACCGGCGGAGTATCACCTCGTAGCCAAGGGCGCGGCGGCCGGCTTGGGCGACGTCTACAGTTTTTGCATGTGCCCCGGCGGGATGATCCTGCCGACCAACGAATCGGCCGGGCTGATTGCCACCAACGGCGCGTCGAACGTCAGTCGATCCGGTCGCTTCGCCAACAGCGGACTGGTATTGACAGTTCCTCTCGACGAAATCGACAACGACCCGCTCGTCGGGCTCGATTTCATTCAGCGCTGGGAGCGCGCGGCATTCGATCTGACCGGCGGGACGTACGCGGTTCCGGCGCAGCGGGCGACGGATTTTCTGGCAGACCGGCCGTCGGATGGACGCTTAGAAACGAGTTACCCGCTCGGCGGGCGGTGGGCAAACATCCGCGACATTCTTCCCGCGTTGGCCACACCGGCGATTCAGCGCGCGCTGGCGGATTTGGATGCGCGCCTCAAGGGATTTGGAGGGGCCGAGGCCGTGGTAACGGGACCGGAGACGCGGGCATCCGCGCCGATTCGCATTCTGCGCGACGCCGAGACGCGCGAGTCGGTCTCCACGAGCGGGCTGTTCCCGATCGGCGAGGGTGCGGGCTACGCGGGCGGGATCATGTCGGCCGCCGCGGATGGAATCGCCACGGCGGAGGTGCTCATTCGGCGGTACGCCCCGATGCGTTGA